The Dissulfurirhabdus thermomarina DNA window ACCGGGTGGATACGCGGTTCGCGCCGGCGCCGCTCCGGGAGCTGGTGCCCGGGACCATGGCGGGGGAGATCACCGGGGCCGGGGTACTCCGGCTCCAGGTGGCGTGGGGCGGCCGCCGGGTCGAGATCTACTTCCGGCCGAGGGCCGGGGGCGGTGCGGAGACCCTCCAGTGGACGGAGGGTGGCTGGCCGGGAGGCGGATGAGGCATGAGAGGCGAGCGCGAGATCCTCGGCATCCACCTGGGGCGAGAGCTCGAGGTCGTGCGGCTCCGGGGGCGGGGCCGGAGCTGGCGGCCGGCCCTGGGGCCGGCCGCCCGGCCGGAGGACGGCCGGCCCGCCCTGGAGCAGCTCCGGCGGCTGCTCGAGGGCCTGGCGCCGGCCCGGCGCCGCCGGATCGTCGTGACGCTGCCCCGGCCCGCCCTCTTCCTCCGGGAGATCCGGTTCCCGGACCTCGAGCCCGGCGAGGCCCTCTCGGCCGTGCGGCTGGGGATCGGGCTCCATGCCCACCTCGAGCCGGAGGCCCTGGTGCACGACGAGGTGGTGCTGCCCGGGGAGGGGGCGACGCGGGTGCTTCTGGCCTACGCCCCCCGCCACCTGGTGGACCCGGTCCTCCGGGTCCTCGGGCAGACCGGGCACGCCCGCTCCCTCCACGCCCTCGCCCCGGCGACCCTCGGGGTGGATGCCGTGCTCCGGCGGGCCGAAGGGGTTGCCTTCCCGTGCCTGGGGCTCCACCGGGAGGGCGCGGCCTGGATCCTCTCGCTTCACGGGCGCGAGGGGTGGGAGGGCTCCCACCCCCTAGACGTGCCGGAGGGGGCCTCGCCCTGGCCGGGGCTCGCGGAGGTCCGGCCCTTGTTGCCGACGGCCTTCCAGGCCGCCACGGTTCCGGTCTTTCTCGGCCCCGGGGCGGGCGAGGTCTCGGGCGAGGCCCCGCCCGGGGCGCGCCACGTGCCGTCGGTCGCCTGGACGGCCCTCGGCGGGGAAGGGGCCTCCCCGTCCTGGGCCCTCGGGGCGGCGGCCCTGGCCCGCGATCCCTTCCCGGCGATCTCCCTCCACGGCGGGCCGCGCCGGCCGCCCCTGCGCCTCCGGCTCCGGCTTCGCCCCCGGCAGGCGGCCGCGGTGGGCGGCGCCCTGGCGCTGGGCCTGGCCACCCTCGGCCTCGGCCTCCAGGTGGAACGCCTGGCCGCCCGGGTGGCGGCCAAGGAGGCCGAGGTGGCCGCCGCGGAGGCCCGGATCGCCCCGCTGCGGAAGACGCACCAGGAGGCGGAGTCGCTCCGGGCCACCGCCGAGGCGCTGGCCGCCTTCCGCGCCGGCGGGATCCCCGCCCTGGAGACGCTGAAGGTGCTCGCCGAGGCCACGCCCCCGGAGACCTGGATCAAGAGCCTCCACATGAAGGAGGACCGGATCCGGTTGACCGCGGAGGGCGGCTCCGCGGTGGACGTCATGGGATTGTGGCGGGCGGCGGGCCGCTTCTCCGAGGTCCGGCTCGTCTCCCCGGTGACGAAGGATCGGCGGCAGCGGGAGCGGTTCTCGGTGGAACTGGTCCTGGCGGCCCCGGGGGGGCGGGATGGCGGCTGAGGCGACGCGTTCGGCCGGCTCCAGCCGGGTGATCCGGTACGGGGCCGTGGTGATCGGGCTGATCCTGTGGTATGCCCTGGTCTGGGATCCGCTGTGGGGAAAGATGGGCGAGCTGGAGACGGCCGACCTGGCGGCCGAGACGAAGATCGCCCGGCTCCAGCGGGAAGAGCGGCTCTACCGCAAGGACGCCGCCCGGGTGGAGGTGCTCCGGCGGCGGGTGGAGGGCCTTCGGCGGGGGGCGGTGGCCGGGGGCGATCCCCAGGTGGTGGCCTCCAATTTGCAAAACCTCCTCCTCAAGATGGCCTCCGAGATGGGGCTCGAGGTGGTGACCTACCGGACGGGTCCCGTCCGGAAGTGGCGGGACGAGCGCCTGGCGGTGACCACCTTCACCTTCAAGACCCAGACCTACGGCCTGGTCCGGTTCTTGAAGCGGCTCGAGGACGACGGCCGCCTGGTGCGGCTCGAGACCTTGAACGTTGCGAAGGTCCAGGGGCGCAGCCCCCACCTCCGGGTGACCCTGGAAGTGGCGGCCCTGTGCCTGTAGGCCCGCGGGACCGGACGGGACGACTGGGCGCGAAACGAGACGAGGGGACGGCGATGACGAGACTCGGAAAGATCCTCG harbors:
- a CDS encoding PilN domain-containing protein, giving the protein MRGEREILGIHLGRELEVVRLRGRGRSWRPALGPAARPEDGRPALEQLRRLLEGLAPARRRRIVVTLPRPALFLREIRFPDLEPGEALSAVRLGIGLHAHLEPEALVHDEVVLPGEGATRVLLAYAPRHLVDPVLRVLGQTGHARSLHALAPATLGVDAVLRRAEGVAFPCLGLHREGAAWILSLHGREGWEGSHPLDVPEGASPWPGLAEVRPLLPTAFQAATVPVFLGPGAGEVSGEAPPGARHVPSVAWTALGGEGASPSWALGAAALARDPFPAISLHGGPRRPPLRLRLRLRPRQAAAVGGALALGLATLGLGLQVERLAARVAAKEAEVAAAEARIAPLRKTHQEAESLRATAEALAAFRAGGIPALETLKVLAEATPPETWIKSLHMKEDRIRLTAEGGSAVDVMGLWRAAGRFSEVRLVSPVTKDRRQRERFSVELVLAAPGGRDGG
- a CDS encoding GspMb/PilO family protein; translation: MAAEATRSAGSSRVIRYGAVVIGLILWYALVWDPLWGKMGELETADLAAETKIARLQREERLYRKDAARVEVLRRRVEGLRRGAVAGGDPQVVASNLQNLLLKMASEMGLEVVTYRTGPVRKWRDERLAVTTFTFKTQTYGLVRFLKRLEDDGRLVRLETLNVAKVQGRSPHLRVTLEVAALCL